The Halonatronomonas betaini nucleotide sequence AAGTAGTCCAGAAATTACTGGCTGGAATAATATCTATATTAATTATATCTTGTTCTCTGGATTTTAAAAGGCCTGGCATTTGCAATTCTCATAATTTAAATCATTATCTAGAAAGCTCGACCATTACCCCCAAATTTCCAGGGTTGTTCATTACCACTTAAAAGCGATAATCTTCCTGCTTCAAGTATATAATTTTCAATTTTATCAGGAATGTTTTTATAACTAATCCAATAAATTCATTGTCATAACAAAAAAATTTATGTTGCCATCTTTATTTTTCTTTTCAAATTTTCCAAGCTTTTTAAATCCTATTTTTTCATATAACTTTATGGCTCTTTTATTAAATGAAGCCACTGTCAATCTAAATTTCTTTGCTAAAAACCTTTATGATGCCAAAATAATGAAAAATTCAACTTAAGAAATACTGGTTAAGATATCCTGATATACAATAAATATCATCAGTAATATCAGAAGAGAAAATCCTATCGTGTGAACAAAACTCTCTTTCTTTTGAGATAGAGGTTTCCCTAGTATCAGTTCAATTAATATAAAGACAATTCTTCCTCCGTCTAAAGCAGGAAATGGTAGTAAATTTAATATGCCCAGGTTAACACTGATTATTGCCAGCCAGGTTAATAGATCATCAAAGCCTGTTCTGGCAGCTTCACCAACTATCGATGCAATCATAACCGGTCCACCTAAGCCTTCAGTACTTCTTTGTGCGAATATCTGGAGAAAACCATTTAAAGTCATAAGCATAACATCTCCTGTCTGAATAAAAGCAGATTGAGCAGTTGTAATTGGGCCTCCTCTTTCTCTGATAATATCAGGCTCAATCCCGATAATTCCATGACCTGCAGCTTCATCATATCGTGGAGTTACATTAATAATCATTTCACTGCCATTTCTCTGAACATTGAATTCAAGCATCTGATCAGGACTTTCATGAATATATGCAACCAGCTCTTCCCAGCTTTCAACTCTCTGATTTTCTATAGCAATAACCCTGTCCCCTGCTCTTAATTCTGCTTCAGCAGCCGGGTGATTTGGATAAGCCTGTCCGATTACCGGTTCACTGGAAT carries:
- the rseP gene encoding RIP metalloprotease RseP, which produces MLTTILVFIIFLGVLIFVHELGHFILAKKSGIRVEEFALGFGPKLISHKKGETLFSIRAIPLGGFCNMVGMISVDDSDKEDYSEEEIHLYEETVDQGRTFHQKSPLKRILVLSMGAIMNFILAFVAFVLIFGIYGLPVDYSSEPVIGQAYPNHPAAEAELRAGDRVIAIENQRVESWEELVAYIHESPDQMLEFNVQRNGSEMIINVTPRYDEAAGHGIIGIEPDIIRERGGPITTAQSAFIQTGDVMLMTLNGFLQIFAQRSTEGLGGPVMIASIVGEAARTGFDDLLTWLAIISVNLGILNLLPFPALDGGRIVFILIELILGKPLSQKKESFVHTIGFSLLILLMIFIVYQDILTSIS